One window of the Magnolia sinica isolate HGM2019 chromosome 19, MsV1, whole genome shotgun sequence genome contains the following:
- the LOC131234674 gene encoding probable U3 small nucleolar RNA-associated protein 11: MKKEKVAFRNLDEFYFKMIKTRTVDGIHRPESEANKNTQEELMLMKTQDIGYVLQKVQSEKKKIERLSSMLHSLDNQLPNKHVYYAEDRYDFANN, encoded by the exons ATGAAAAAGGAGAAGGTTGCATTCAGGAACCTAGATGAGTTTTACTTCAAGATGATCAAAACAAGGACTGTAGATGGAATCCATAGACCTGA GAGTGAAGCTAACAAAAACACTCAAGAGGAACTCATGCTGATGAAGACACAAGATATAGGATACGTCCTTCAGAAAGTTCAGAGTGAGAAGAAG AAAATTGAAAGGCTAAGTTCCATGCTACATTCTCTTGATAATCAGCTACCAAACAAGCATGTTTATTATGCTGAAGACAGGTATGACTTTGCTAACAATTAG